The following proteins are encoded in a genomic region of Arvicanthis niloticus isolate mArvNil1 chromosome 21, mArvNil1.pat.X, whole genome shotgun sequence:
- the Cish gene encoding cytokine-inducible SH2-containing protein isoform X1 — protein MVLCVQGSCPLLAVEQIGRRPLWAQSLGLPGPAMQPLPTGAFPEEVTEETPVQSENEPKVLDPEGDLLCIAKTFSYLRESGWYWGSITASEARQHLQKMPEGTFLVRDSTHPSYLFTLSVKTTRGPTNVRIEYADSSFRLDSNCLSRPRILAFPDVVSLVQHYVASCAADTRSDSPDPAPTPSLPMPKQDAPGDSVPPIPVATAVHLKLVQPFVRRSSARSLQHLCRLVINRLVADVDCLPLPRRMADYLRQYPFQL, from the exons ATGGTCCTCTGCGTACAGGG ATCTTGTCCTTTGCTGGCTGTGGAACAAATTGGGCGGCGGCCTCTGTGGGCCCAGTCCCTGGGGCTGCCCGGGCCAGCCATGCAGCCCTTACCCACTGGGGCATTCCCAGAGGAAGTGACAGAGGAGACCCCTGTCCAGTCAGAGAATGAACCGAAGGTGCTAGACCCTGAGGGGGATCTGCTGTGCATAGCCAAGACGTTCTCCTATCTTCGGGAATCTG GGTGGTACTGGGGTTCCATTACAGCCAGCGAGGCCCGGCAGCACCTACAGAAGATGCCGGAGGGCACATTCCTAGTGCGAGACAGCACTCACCCCAGCTACCTGTTCACGCTGTCCGTCAAAACCACTCGTGGCCCCACCAACGTACGCATAGAGTATGCCGATTCCAGCTTCCGACTGGACTCCAACTGCTTGTCAAGACCTCGAATTCTGGCCTTCCCAGATGTGGTCAGCCTTGTGCAGCACTATGTGGCCTCCTGTGCGGCTGACACCCGGAGTGACAGCCCAGATCCTGCTCCTACCCCATCCCTGCCTATGCCTAAGCAAGATGCACCTGGTGACTCAGTGCCGCCTATCCCCGTGGCTACTGCCGTGCACCTGAAATTGGTACAGCCCTTTGTGCGCAGGAGCAGCGCCCGCAGCTTACAACATCTGTGTCGGCTAGTCATCAACCGCCTGGTGGCCGACGTGGACTGCCTACCACTGCCCCGGCGCATGGCTGACTACCTCCGACAGTACCCCTTCCAACTCTGA
- the Cish gene encoding cytokine-inducible SH2-containing protein isoform X2, producing MYPILPGLGSSHWHVFSGGTSWLDSKTCTHRFLEHTSPHPHHDDTVVDTPLPRYLVPRPLLAVEQIGRRPLWAQSLGLPGPAMQPLPTGAFPEEVTEETPVQSENEPKVLDPEGDLLCIAKTFSYLRESGWYWGSITASEARQHLQKMPEGTFLVRDSTHPSYLFTLSVKTTRGPTNVRIEYADSSFRLDSNCLSRPRILAFPDVVSLVQHYVASCAADTRSDSPDPAPTPSLPMPKQDAPGDSVPPIPVATAVHLKLVQPFVRRSSARSLQHLCRLVINRLVADVDCLPLPRRMADYLRQYPFQL from the exons ATGTATCCCATCCTCCCTGGGCTTGGTTCATCTCATTGGCATGTGTTCTCAGGCGGGACTTCATGGCTAGACTccaagacatgcacacacaggttctTGGAACACACCAGTCCTCACCCCCACCATGATGACACAGTGGTAGACACACCCCTCCCTAGATATTTAGTCCCTC GTCCTTTGCTGGCTGTGGAACAAATTGGGCGGCGGCCTCTGTGGGCCCAGTCCCTGGGGCTGCCCGGGCCAGCCATGCAGCCCTTACCCACTGGGGCATTCCCAGAGGAAGTGACAGAGGAGACCCCTGTCCAGTCAGAGAATGAACCGAAGGTGCTAGACCCTGAGGGGGATCTGCTGTGCATAGCCAAGACGTTCTCCTATCTTCGGGAATCTG GGTGGTACTGGGGTTCCATTACAGCCAGCGAGGCCCGGCAGCACCTACAGAAGATGCCGGAGGGCACATTCCTAGTGCGAGACAGCACTCACCCCAGCTACCTGTTCACGCTGTCCGTCAAAACCACTCGTGGCCCCACCAACGTACGCATAGAGTATGCCGATTCCAGCTTCCGACTGGACTCCAACTGCTTGTCAAGACCTCGAATTCTGGCCTTCCCAGATGTGGTCAGCCTTGTGCAGCACTATGTGGCCTCCTGTGCGGCTGACACCCGGAGTGACAGCCCAGATCCTGCTCCTACCCCATCCCTGCCTATGCCTAAGCAAGATGCACCTGGTGACTCAGTGCCGCCTATCCCCGTGGCTACTGCCGTGCACCTGAAATTGGTACAGCCCTTTGTGCGCAGGAGCAGCGCCCGCAGCTTACAACATCTGTGTCGGCTAGTCATCAACCGCCTGGTGGCCGACGTGGACTGCCTACCACTGCCCCGGCGCATGGCTGACTACCTCCGACAGTACCCCTTCCAACTCTGA